A single genomic interval of Antechinus flavipes isolate AdamAnt ecotype Samford, QLD, Australia chromosome 1, AdamAnt_v2, whole genome shotgun sequence harbors:
- the SDSL gene encoding serine dehydratase-like, giving the protein MMDGPQKKGLEDQKKHLHIVTPVLESWTLSLAAGTTVFLKLENVQPTGSFKIRGIGHFCQEVAKKHCKHFVCSSGGNAGVAAAYAARKLGIPATIVLPKGAQPTLLRRLEREGAEVQMVGKVWDDANLKAQELVKMDGWVEVHPFDHPLIWKGHGSMIHELKETLGTQPGAIILSVGGGGLLAGVVAGLKEVGWQDVPIIAMETRGADCFNQAIRAGRLVTLPDITSLAKCLGAKTVAERALECTRECQIISEVVDDKEAIEAIERFLDDERMLVEPACGAALAAIYSGCLRRFQAEGRLSPSLGSVVVIVCGGNSIHQAELKALRAQLERS; this is encoded by the exons ATGATGGATGGTCCTCAGAAAAAAGGTCTGGAGGACCAGAAGAAGCACCTCCACATTGTCACTCCTGTCCTGGAAAGCTGGACACTTTCCCTGGCTGCAGGTACCACTGTCTTTCTAAAGCTCGAGAATGTCCAGCCTACTGGCTCCTTCAAGATCAGGGGCATAGGACACTTCTGCCAGGAG GTGGCTAAGAAACATTGCAAACACTTTGTGTGTTCCTCAG GAGGAAATGCAGGTGTGGCTGCTGCTTATGCCGCCAGAAAGCTGGGCATCCCCGCCACCATTGTGTTGCCCAAGGGTGCCCAACCAACTCTTCTTCGGAGGCTGGAGAGGGAGGGAGCTGAGGTGCAGATGGTGGGAAAG GTGTGGGATGATGCCAATTTGAAGGCCCAGGAGTTGGTCAAAATGGATGGTTGGGTCGAAGTTCACCCCTTTGACCATCCACTGATCTG GAAAGGCCACGGCAGCATGATTCATGAACTGAAGGAAACTCTGGGGACCCAGCCTGGTGCCATTATCCTCTCTGTAGGGGGTGGGGGCCTGCTGGCTGGTGTCGTGGCGGGATTGAAGGAGGTGGGCTGGCAGGATGTGCCCATCATCGCCATGGAGACCCGGGGGGCTGACTGCTTTAACCAAGCCATCCGGGCTGGGAGACTTGTCACCTTACCTGACATTACTAG CCTGGCCAAATGTCTGGGTGCCAAGACGGTGGCTGAACGGGCCCTGGAGTGTACCCGAGAATGCCAGATCATCTCGGAGGTGGTTGACGATAAGGAAGCCATAGAAGCCATCGAACGCTTCCTTG ATGATGAAAGGATGCTGGTGGAACCAGCCTGTGGGGCTGCGCTAGCCGCCATCTATTCCGGCTGCCTGCGTCGGTTCCAGGCCGAGGGCCGCCTCAGTCCTTCCCTGGGCTCCGTAGTGGTCATCGTTTGTGGTGGGAACAGCATTCATCAGGCTGAGCTGAAGGCCCTCCGAGCCCAGCTGGAGAGGAGCTGA